Genomic window (Prevotella melaninogenica ATCC 25845):
TGGTGCAGGCAAACTGATTGCTGTTGCCTTTCATGCTGGTCCACTCGCAATCAAGAGTGGGACTGGGTTTGTTGGTTTGCGCACTGATGTGGGTGATGTCTATTATAAGTATTGGGCAGTTCCAAATGTGCCAAAAGCCATTATCAATCGTCGTGGAGGTGTACTTTCAAAAGATACTTGGGCTGGACGAATCTATGATGAGTTCGCTCAAACAACAACCATAGGTATAGATCTTAAATGCCAGTATGAGGCAACTACACATCAGGTGGAGATTGAAACCGACTTGAAAACCTTAGCTGATGATGTGAAAGGGAAGCTACAGCTGTGGTTAGTTGAGGATAGCGTAGTAGCTCCACAGATGTTTCCAAACAATAAAGTGGAGAAGGAATATGTGCATAATCACGTGTTCCGTGATGCTATTAATGGGGAATGGGGGACGGAATTAATGCTCTCTACAAAGGGTATTCATAAGGAGAAAACAACATATACACTCCCAGAAGGTATCGTTCCAAAGAACGCATGGATAGTAGGTTTCTTCTATAACGACAGCGGAGTATTGCAGGCTGTGCGCCAAAAGGTTTCGCTCTAAGCAATGAATCATCATCAATTAAGAATATAATTATAAAAAAATCAATATGAAATTACGTTTA
Coding sequences:
- a CDS encoding Omp28 family outer membrane lipoprotein, whose protein sequence is MKSFYIVLLAVVALLTGCDSVGSDERLIEIPAATVQRNVLIEDFTGQRCIFCPAASEAIAEQQKLYGAGKLIAVAFHAGPLAIKSGTGFVGLRTDVGDVYYKYWAVPNVPKAIINRRGGVLSKDTWAGRIYDEFAQTTTIGIDLKCQYEATTHQVEIETDLKTLADDVKGKLQLWLVEDSVVAPQMFPNNKVEKEYVHNHVFRDAINGEWGTELMLSTKGIHKEKTTYTLPEGIVPKNAWIVGFFYNDSGVLQAVRQKVSL